A genomic window from Equus caballus isolate H_3958 breed thoroughbred chromosome 5, TB-T2T, whole genome shotgun sequence includes:
- the S100A12 gene encoding protein S100-A12, with protein sequence MTKLEDHLEGVINIFHQYSVRVGDFDTLSKSELKQLITRELANSIKNTKDKATIEQIFQDLDADKDGQVSFNEFVVLVCKVLKTAHEDIHKE encoded by the exons ATGACTAAGCTGGAAGACCACCTGGAGGGAGTCATCAACATCTTCCACCAGTACTCAGTTCGGGTGGGGGATTTTGATACCCTCTCCAAGAGTGAGCTGAAGCAGCTGATCACAAGGGAACTTGCAAACTCCATCAAG AATACCAAAGATAAAGCTACCATTGAGCAAATATTCCAAGATCTGGATGCCGATAAAGATGGCCAGGTCAGCTTTAATGAATTCGTAGTCCTGGTGTGCAAGGTGCTGAAGACTGCCCACGAGGATATCCACAAGGAGTAA
- the S100A9 gene encoding protein S100-A9 isoform X1, with amino-acid sequence MKQSSCKRAEYPSQGRPINAGPAPRSPILCVALGLDCRKMAELSQMERDIETIINVFHQYSVRLGHPDTLNQKEFKQLVQKELANFLKSKKKDEKAINHIMEDLDTNEDKQLSFEEFIILVARLTHASHEKMHEHDQGHGHCHGPGLGESGHSHSHGGHGHSHGGHGHSHGGHGHSH; translated from the exons ATGAAGCAATCTTCCTGTAAGAGGGCTGAGTATCCAAGCCAGGGGCGGCCTATAAATGCAGGGCCCGCACCGCGCAGTCCAATCCTCTGTGTGGCTCTCGGCTTGG ACTGCAGAAAAATGGCGGAACTGTCCCAGATGGAGCGCGACATAGAGACCATCATCAATGTCTTCCACCAGTACTCTGTGCGACTGGGGCACCCGGACACCCTGAACCAGAAGGAATTCAAACAGCTGGTTCAAAAAGAGCTGGCGAACTTCCTCAAG agTAAGAAGAAGGATGAGAAAGCCATAAATCATATCATGGAGGACCTGGACACCAATGAAGACAAGCAGCTGAGTTTCGAGGAGTTCATCATCCTGGTGGCCAGGCTGACGCATGCCTCCCATGAGAAGATGCACGAGCATGACCAAGGCCACGGCCACTGCCACGGGCCAGGCCTTGGGGAGAGTGGCCACAGTCACAGCCATGGTGGCCATGGCCACAGCCATGGAGGCCACGGCCACAGCCACGGAGGCCACGGCCACAGCCACTAA
- the S100A9 gene encoding protein S100-A9 isoform X2, which yields MQGPHRAVQSSVWLSAWTDCRKMAELSQMERDIETIINVFHQYSVRLGHPDTLNQKEFKQLVQKELANFLKSKKKDEKAINHIMEDLDTNEDKQLSFEEFIILVARLTHASHEKMHEHDQGHGHCHGPGLGESGHSHSHGGHGHSHGGHGHSHGGHGHSH from the exons ATGCAGGGCCCGCACCGCGCAGTCCAATCCTCTGTGTGGCTCTCGGCTTGG ACAGACTGCAGAAAAATGGCGGAACTGTCCCAGATGGAGCGCGACATAGAGACCATCATCAATGTCTTCCACCAGTACTCTGTGCGACTGGGGCACCCGGACACCCTGAACCAGAAGGAATTCAAACAGCTGGTTCAAAAAGAGCTGGCGAACTTCCTCAAG agTAAGAAGAAGGATGAGAAAGCCATAAATCATATCATGGAGGACCTGGACACCAATGAAGACAAGCAGCTGAGTTTCGAGGAGTTCATCATCCTGGTGGCCAGGCTGACGCATGCCTCCCATGAGAAGATGCACGAGCATGACCAAGGCCACGGCCACTGCCACGGGCCAGGCCTTGGGGAGAGTGGCCACAGTCACAGCCATGGTGGCCATGGCCACAGCCATGGAGGCCACGGCCACAGCCACGGAGGCCACGGCCACAGCCACTAA